In Mobula hypostoma chromosome 10, sMobHyp1.1, whole genome shotgun sequence, a single genomic region encodes these proteins:
- the LOC134352698 gene encoding gastrula zinc finger protein XlCGF7.1-like, with amino-acid sequence MEGEPCDVLTAIPGSKSGEGVLGEAPSGQNLLPCILCGNVFPDQSMPHHNRLAHNEIRPFRCDDCSKALKSGQDLSRLQRIHTREKSITCPECGKAFSSFSHLQAHLRSHTGERPFSCPDCGKAYGHSSHLVVHRRTHTGERPFSCLECGKSFIRSSHLLQHRRTHTGERPFCCLDCGKSFVQSSHLVQHRRVHTGEKPFTCPFCGKSFAGLSKLQIHQRSHTGEKPHTCPDCGMSFSTTCTLWRHQHVHTEERPYPCPECGKVFKRPRYLKQHLVIHTGERNYYCTVCGKAFVRYSYLWRHRQVHTKETSFT; translated from the coding sequence ATGGAAGGAGAGCCCTGTGACGTCCTCACAGCCATACCTGGCTCCAAGAGTggcgagggtgtgctgggggaagcACCCTCCGGGCAGAACCTGTTGCCGTGCATACTGTGCGGGAATGTGTTTCCCGACCAGTCCATGCCGCACCACAACAGGCTAGCCCACAATGAGATCCGGCCCTTCAGGTGTGACGACTGCAGCAAGGCCTTGAAGAGCGGCCAGGACCTCTCACGGCTCCAGCGGATCCACACTAGGGAGAAGAGCATCACCTGCCCCGAGTGTGGCAAGGCCTTCAGCAGCTTCTCTCACCTGCAGGCGCACCTGCGCAGCCACACCGGTGAGCGGCCCTTCTCCTGCCCCGACTGCGGCAAGGCCTACGGCCACTCCTCACACCTGGTAGTGCACCGGCGCACCCACACCGGCGAgcgccccttctcctgcctcgAGTGCGGCAAGAGCTTCATTCGCTCCTCACACCTCCTTCAGCACCGGAGGACCCACACCGGCGAGCGGCCTTTCTGCTGCCTCGACTGCGGCAAGAGCTTCGTCCAGTCCTCCCACCTGGTGCAGCACCGGagggttcacaccggggagaagcccTTCACCTGCCCCTTCTGCGGGAAGAGCTTCGCCGGGTTGTCGAAGCTCCAAATCCATCAGCGATCGCACACGGGGGAGAAGCCCCACACCTGCCCGGACTGCGGGATGAGCTTTAGTACCACTTGCACCTTGTGGCGGCACCAACACGTCCACACCGAAGAGCGGCCCTACCCCTGCCCCGAGTGCGGCAAGGTCTTCAAACGACCCCGGTACCTGAAGCAGCACCTGGTGATCCACACCGGGGAGAGGAACTACTACTGCACGGTCTGCGGGAAGGCCTTCGTCCGCTACTCCTACCTGTGGAGGCACCGGCAGGTTCACACCAAGGAGACGAGTTTCACCTGA